The Prosthecobacter vanneervenii region GCCCCTGGTCGCGCTGCATGGTGCGGTTCAGGATGTCGATCTGCCGCTGGGACAGATTGAAGTCCGAGAGGCGCTTCACCCCGTCCTGCTTGTCGAGGAAGCGCATGATCACCTTCTGGAACTCACGGCGCGTGGGCACGGCGGCCACACGGACATCCACGCGGCGGCGGCCGATGGACAGCGCCATGCGCCCGTCCTGGCACTCCTGCCGGTTCTGGCTCATGCCAGCGTAGTTTTTCAGCAGTGCCACGTAGCGGTTCAGCTGGCTCTCCGGCGCGGTCATGATGGTCTTCATCGTGCCGTCCATGCGCGCACGGAAGCGCGTGAAGTTGTAAAACTTCTCCAGGTGCAAGTCAGACGCACGGCAGCGAATGGCGGTGAAAAGCGCCCACTGCACCAGCTGCTCGGGCTCGTGGTTCGGGTTCTGCGGATTCACCCGGGCCATGTCCTCCGGGGAGATCTCCACCACGGTGCCGTCGTCCGCCACCGTGAGCGCAGCGCCCTCCAGCGAAGCCACCGCGCTCGCGTCAAAGGTGGCTCCGGCGCGGTTGATCGCCTCGCGAATGCCCGCCAGGTCTGCGAGCACAGGCACAATCTTCACCGAGGGATTGCCCATCGACAGCCACTCGTCTTCAAAGGCGTAGCAGTCGGAGCTCTCGCTCAGCAGGAAGACCACCTGCTTGCCAATGTAGAGCGGGTAAACATTGTGCCGCTCCAGCAGCGGCAGGGGGAAAAAGGTCTGCCTCTGCGCCTCTGTGGCGCTGTACACCAGCGTGCGGCAGCCGCTGACCAGATGCTGCAGCGCCACGCCCATGTTGCGCTGCACCACATTGAAATGCGTGATTCCGAGCACCTCGGACTTGCCCTTCTGCGCCTCGTAAAAGCCTTTCAGCTTGGTGATGTCCGCAGGCTCATAGGGGTAGTTGTCCAGCAGCCACTTGAAGGTGCCCTCCAGACCCAGGTCTGAAAACACCGGCGGCTGGAGCTGCTCCATCGCGTTGGACTGCGAGATGGGCATCTGCCCAAAACGCTGCACCAGGTCCTTGCGGGTGTTTTGGTACTGCTCCTGCGTGATCAGGACGCGAATCGTCAGAAAGTGCGGCACGCCCCACAGATCCCCGGCACGCGGGTTGTGGTGCGCCATCACCAGCAGCGGCCCGATCGTACTCACCGGCAGCCAGGGGTCCGCCACATAGGGCACACGGCCCAGCTTGCGGATCAGGCGCTCGGCCTCAGGAGAGCAGCTCTCGCGCAGCAGCGTCACCGGCAGCATGCCGTGCTGCAGCGCCAGTCCTTCGATCGACTGGATTGCTAAGATCGCTGTCTGCCGCGCCTCAACTATCGTGTTAGGCAGATTACTCGCAGCCCCAAAGGATTTTGAGGCTGGCTTGTGCTGAGGGATCTGGAGGGGGGCAGACATGGTGCGGGGCAGCTTCAGTTTCCTGCCATCTGGAAATCGGGCGGGAACGCGAAAGGCGTTGTAAAATCCGTTCCATCAAAATTCATCAGCAGGCCGCTGCCGCTGTCTCCGGGTTCCAGCACCTTGAAGACTTTTCCCGTCCATTGCAGACGGTAGTCCTTGGTGCTGCTGGACGTGCCCGGATTGTAACGCGGGTCAATATAGGGGGAGCCAAGCTTGGCACGGTAGCTGTTTGGGTCGCGGTACTGCAGGGTGCGCAAAATCGCCAGT contains the following coding sequences:
- a CDS encoding GspE/PulE family protein, with product MSAPLQIPQHKPASKSFGAASNLPNTIVEARQTAILAIQSIEGLALQHGMLPVTLLRESCSPEAERLIRKLGRVPYVADPWLPVSTIGPLLVMAHHNPRAGDLWGVPHFLTIRVLITQEQYQNTRKDLVQRFGQMPISQSNAMEQLQPPVFSDLGLEGTFKWLLDNYPYEPADITKLKGFYEAQKGKSEVLGITHFNVVQRNMGVALQHLVSGCRTLVYSATEAQRQTFFPLPLLERHNVYPLYIGKQVVFLLSESSDCYAFEDEWLSMGNPSVKIVPVLADLAGIREAINRAGATFDASAVASLEGAALTVADDGTVVEISPEDMARVNPQNPNHEPEQLVQWALFTAIRCRASDLHLEKFYNFTRFRARMDGTMKTIMTAPESQLNRYVALLKNYAGMSQNRQECQDGRMALSIGRRRVDVRVAAVPTRREFQKVIMRFLDKQDGVKRLSDFNLSQRQIDILNRTMQRDQGLVLVTGPTGSGKTTTLYALLNSVNDEGVNIQTIEDPIEYEIEGINQTQTNNARGLDFANGLRALLRADPDIILIGESRDAETAGAAVNASLTGHLVLTTLHANDSLRAVSRLLSMGVEKYLLADSLALSQAQRLGRRLCSYCKQPMQVPQDVQELMAKQAVITQPLTTPIYTARGCDECHGTGYAGRVALMELCEVNNELRDLIEDGAPLSAMRAAAFKNGFRSLYQEGLQQVIGGHTSLDEIKCLSYTAM